The genomic segment cacagcatacatctttaatgattaaaaaaaaacaagaacagggTGCACAAGTTCTGAATTGATTTAGGATTTTCTCAAATCCTCGAGTCAACACACACTTCATTCAATCTTTTAataagtagtgctgaaagttctAGAATGTCTTTTAACAATGCCAGGGCCTATTAACCtcttgtttaactttttgtttGTGATCATGATTGATGACAACTGATAGTTTATCTTTGGCAAgataaaaaggatttgtttggcAGCATCCATTGGACTgaccaatactcagaacaacaggaaactccaaggaactcagtgagAATCTAACAAAGAGAACTGTAGATTCACACAAGTAAGGTCTCTTGGAGCCATTTCTAAAACAACTGCTTAATCCAAAATCATCACTTAAAACAACTTTTTGTATGTACAAGTTATTTGGATGCATTATTAATTTGCCAAGACAGTTGGCAAAGACCCAAACTTTGGGTCAGTTTGGGCAAAAACAGTTTCCCTCTGATGAGAGGAAATTTGTGAGGATGTTCTGGAACAACCCAGGAATCACCAAGCATCAAGCCTGAAATtaactggaaactgctggaagACCAGCATCACTGTCCACGGTGAAGTGAGTTTTAAATCAACATGTACAGAGAGGGTGCCGACCAAGAAGGAAGCTCCAAAATAAACtcttttttgcagctgtccatatGGACTAGCCAAATGCCTTCTGGAGAAAAATAAGACGGTCAGATGAGACAAACATTAAACTCTTTGGCTATAATGAGAAGCGGGGTGATTGAAGAGTTAAAGGTAaggctttcaaacctaagaacattgtaccaactgtcaagcacggtggtcgccatcatgctctggggctgcGTTGCTGCCAGTGGTACTGGTACATTGTACAAAGTAGATGGAATAAAGAAGGAGGACTGCCTCCAAATTCTTCAAATTCACCTCAAATCATCAGCTAAATGGTTGAAATTTGGACACAGTTTGGAGTTCCAACAGGAAAATTATCCCAAacacatcaaaactggttttTGGAATAAATAAAGTAGATTAACATTAAGCAACTGGAATGGCCTTCCCAAATTCCCGAACTCACCTCATTGAAATTTGAGCACTATGCTTAAAAGCTGTCATTAAACAAGTCATTAAACATCTATGCTGTACAATCGTTACACCCTGGAAAAACAGTTCCAAGAAATAATCCAAAGCAGATTAACCAGGACATGTACATGTCAATTGTAATGTTAAAAGCAAATCTTAGCTCTTGATCTGTCTGAGGAAACAAGTAGAAACACCTGCTGATCCTCCTCCTCGTCGCTCCAGTCTGTCCACACACTACGTCGGTTGATGCACGGCAGCACCGCAGTGCTCCCGAGCAGCACCATGTACACGGCCTTATGCCCATCCCAGTATCGCTGTACTTTACGACCTTTGTggcaaaaacaagtcaaaggGGTTTGTGGATTAATACTAATGTACTTCGGCTCACATGCTGGTAGCTGGTAGAGTGTGATACATACGTGATTTAGTGACATTGAGCTGGACTCTGATTGTCTCATAGAGGTTGCAGTAGAGATGGTGGAGGTTGCAGGAGTACAGACCTCGGTCATTCATCGTCACATCTGTCATTACATGTAGAAGTACAGCAAATCAAGCATGGCCACTTAGGAAACGGAAGTGCACACTTCATATTAAAGCAAACCTTTTTCCAAAACCTTTTAGATTTAATggcatagttttttttttcattatcgGCAAAGTGATTGAGTTTATAGAGGCTTCAGATTTATTCCTTTGTGTGGCATTTATGTATTTGTGAAACCCTCGTTGACTCTGTGTTTTAGATTTGGTGTTGGATGGTAATCTATGTAAACTGGgcattttagtttttgttaatgagGTAGCAATGGGGACCAGTTGCGTACTGACGGGAAATCAGAGACAAATACCGAAATAAATCACTTGAAAAAATTGCACACAGAGCTTTAataattttaatgattttaatcATAGCCAGACCGACTGCCTCTATTAGAAGACATGGTTGCCCTGTAACAGTATAGTGGTCACACTGATGCAATTTAGCCATACCTCTGCATGGAAGAGAGGTGATAAGGGGATGATATCTGATTGTGAGGGGAGATGTGTCAGGATGCATTTGGCTTTCTACCTGTGTTAAACAAATATCTAGATGGTCTTTGATTTTAACTGCATTTCAGTGGCAATGATTCacctttcttttaaaatgtttgtctACATACTCTATGTGTGATCTGAAATATTTGTTATAAGAACATAAAAAGCAAAGCCACAGTGAGACACACCAACAAAGTAAAGTTGGCCAGTTACAGTTACAcatgaaagacaaaaacagaatgTGTCTGTTACTTTTGATAACCAGGGAGAAGTTTCCATCTTTGAAGGCTGTCGGGTTGAGACCAACCCTGCCCAGATTGTAGGAGTTGTACATCCTCTGTTCTCCTGCCGAGAACATGTCCAGCACCCTCTCCATGGCGTAGTCCGGATAAGCCCTGTACATATCCCAGTGGATTACCCTCTGCCTGTCTCTCACCCTGTCCCTGGTCCACACCATCCGGCTGCTCACACACTGCAGCACCAGCTTCGAACCAGCAGGGGAGCTCACATTATAACCTGCCACAactatgctgctgctgctctcagcCTGACATGACACTGACAAAGGACAGACAGGGTGCAGCATTTTTAGTACTCATGGACACATAGatcacatgtgcacacacacaaggagAAACCTACCTGCAGTGAAGAAGCAGGCCACAGggactggaaaaacaaaacaaaaaaacagtagaAATAAGCAAACGGGTTAATCACTTAAACAGGTATTCAGACAAAATCTGTAGCTCCCTGCATCTGAaaatgcatatgtgtgtgtgtgtgtgtgtgtgtgtgtgtaggcaaTTTACTGCAGGTGTAAACAAATATATATTCCTATCTGGAAACACTCTTGGGCTTTGTTTTTGTACTGTGCAGTTAGGCCTGATTGAGATTGGCCCTCACTCAGTGTTTCTCATCTCCGAGAATGTATATAACGCAGAATGTATCTGCGTTATAAGTGTGGACGGAAGTCTGGTTTTAAAATCAGCCCAGAAAAATACATCAATCTACCTTAACGAcactagaaacaaacaaacaaatctttAAAACGTTCTTTCAcctcaggaaaaaaaggaaaaaagaggaaaagttacttagtaaaatatatttttcatttctttagagTGGAGAATCTGAGCCCAACTTCTAAAATACTTTAACTCACGAATGCAAAGTCTATCCACGCTtgcaacaaaagcaaaacagtgCTTCACTCCAGCCTACTTACTGTGGATCAAGAGGAGAGTCTGAAAAATGATGTCGTCCCTCttggttttcatcttttcagttttaAGCCGATAAGTCTGTGTTCTGCACCTGGCAGTCCGCCCTGAGCATGAGAAAATACGTCCAGCCTGTCTGTTCGCAACAACAACCCGTCAAGGTTAGTCACATTCCAGAGTTTGGAGAGATCTTCGCTGCCACAGCACCAAGTTAGAGCCCAACACAGAACCAAAACAGGGCCGAACGGAACTGAATCCAGCCGAGAAATGAAACCCGACACCGCCAAGTAAACCTCCTCTCACAAACCCCCGACTTATTAGCCTACAATAAAAAATCTCAAGAGAGACATTTGTTTTTACACTTAAAGATAACATTCTCTTACTTTTCCACTAAATTGTGTTAATAGCTGTACATCATTACTTTTGCAGTGGTGGCATATTGGTATTCGTATTACAGCACATTTCAAAAGCCACACTGCTTAAATTCCGCTTAATTTCGGCATTTTTCCAGGAGCACTCAGTAAGCCAAACAATCATTTCCAAGAGCATAGCAGATAACTTAACCACTAATCTCGATACGTTTAAAGTGCTGTATTGACTGTAAATtggaatattttatattttggggTATTTAACCGGATGAAGAAATCAGACACATCACCAGGTCATCATCTCTTCTAATTCAGCTCAATGACGACACCCAGCGGTTGGTTCCCCTCTCAAGAGGCCACaataattttgtaaattataCCATGTTTTGGAGCCTGGTGTGCCTTTTTGCCACTACGAAGGCCAAGTTCGACATTCTCGTGAATGACATTAAAATCCCATTGTCACAAAAGAGTCGTTCCCATACCGGGAGTCGAACCCGGGCCGCCTGGGTGAAAACCAGGAATCCTAACCGCTAGACCATATGGGACACCGTGCTCATAAATCGTGTAATGTTACATAATACACGTACGTAAACGCATGGCATCCAACGATGATTAcctatgtctgtttttgttaagttgtaTTCTTGTTATTCTGACTTGCACGAATTGGAACAATTATTTGTCTTCAGTAGATTTCATTAACAATTTGTCttcagacaaaaagaaaaattatgatTGTAGGAAACAACATCGTGTTTTCAGGCAACATTACCCAGCtttatttttcctcatttttcacAAATACCAGTATTATAATGTGCTTTCTTGTTTTTGAAttttacaagtaaaaaaaataataacaaccacaaaatcaaaagctttttatttcagagtacataaataaagttaatttaATGAAGCATATTTTGACTTGGAAACGCGGAACGTTGGTTAGGGAATTACTAACAACCGGCGCGTTTGGATGTAACACACCTAACGCTTCCTCTGAAACAAGCGAACTCATTGAAGGGTTTTTGGCTGAAGGTAAACGAGCCGAGCAAGTGAAGTTATTTTGAATAATACCGGGAAATTGTACACATATATTTCCCCGGACATTGTTAAACTGATGGAATTTTGATGTTTGATGTATATTTGTGTCTAATATGCAGTTAATTGTGTAATTGGTTGCGCTGTTAGCTAGCACGCCTGCTCGGTATCACCGCTAACTGCAGCTAGCAGATAACCCGGTGTCACAGCAAACTTGAAACCAAGAACTAGAATCAGCTCTCAATATTTGCTTTAACTCGTTGGTACTGTGCAGAAATCTTACACAAATAACGCATCTACCTTTTTCTAGGTCCTGCGTTTAACGTTATAAGATGTTTTTGACCAGATCGGAATATGACAGGTAGGTGAAGCACAAACTGCTTTGTCATTTATTGAGCGCTTAACAGAGGGAAATGAACAAACGAACGAGAGCACACAGGTGTTTTATTGTCTACCCGAGAAAGAAAGCCCGGTTAGACGCCtaaagaaaatacagaaaatgctGATTTCGTGAAACACTTATTGTAACGGTGTCTCTACAGCTTGTATCAGCTAGCAGCTAATAATCAATGTTAGGAAAAAGTTGGTTCGCTTTCACTTTCGGTATGCCATCTTTTTCAAGCTGAGCGTTTATTTACTTTGCTGTTATAAGGGAATAGAGGTGCAAATAATAATAGTGAAAAATAACTTTTACAGCTATCTTTAATATATTAATCGTTGCTAAAAGTTCTAAACATTAATTTCTGTTTTCCAGAGGTGTGAACACATTTTCTCCTGAGGGAAGATTGTTCCAGGTTGAATATGCCATAGAGGCAATAAAAGTGAGTACTTCACAGGAATCTTTAACCATGTATGCACGGTTAATAAACAAAGTGATTATATTCAAGCTCATCTATTTTCTTTGGCCTGGCTTTGCTCTTCTAGTTGGGCTCCACAGCCATCGGTATCCAGACATCAGAAGGGGTATGTCTGGCTGTGGAGAAGAGGATCACCTCTCCCCTGATGGAGCCCAACAGCATTGAGAAGATTGTGGAGATTGATTGTCACATTGGTAAGTGGAAATGGACCGTGACAAAGGATTAAGGCTTTTGTTGACATAATATTACTGGCTGTTTTTTGTAATGAGATAAGATATCCAGTCAGCTAAACTAGTTAATTGATTCTTCGATTAAAATTGGACTTGAAATGcatgttattgtttttgttttttaacatagaAATCCAGTGCAATAttgttaaagaaaaggaaaagcaaaaatttttgttattttctttttagcccagagaatattattattaattgtaTGTACACTTCAATTTTCAAAAAACTTTATTCCCTTACAAAAAGAGAAACATGgacaaaagaaactgaaaccgTCTAGATCAATAGATTGAAACAACCTAAAGAGTCATTCCATGTGAATTCactaaatttaagaaaaaaagatttcagCCAGACCCTCTCTGATTTACTTCAGAGCactgattttaaatatttttgcaaTTAAATCAGAGCCATTTTAGCCAAGCATTGCTTAAACCAAATATTATTAGATTTAGTTTTTTGGCTGATATAGTTTGTGTGACAATATAGACCAAATTAAAGCTGTTTATGAAATTGTTTTTGAAAGCATCATCTCTTTATTATTTGGTCCCTTTGCAAGACTGTAAAGcagaaaatagataaataaaaacattttaagtgAACAAAGTGCCATTAATAGTACTTTAAACCAGAGAATGTCACTGGGCTACTCCATGTAAAGATTggtgaaaatatcttaaagttctgtctttggtttttttttgtcaaatattttgtgattgtgtgtgtgttgttttttgttttggtttgaggtttttttgtgttttgttttgggttgttttcgCAGCCCTCTGTTTAAGGGAGAGTATtcatcttaaaaaaacacctCGAGAAATGATTCTCTTTCCTTTGCTCCAGCTAAAACTCTTTGGTATAAGTGGCTTAAATTAGTCAGAACATTGTCACGCAAAGCTAAGCAAATCAAGTCCTTGACTTTAACTTTCACACTGTTGTTGTAGCCGTTTCAGACAAATGTTAATCAGTGCATTGGTCACATCCACATTCTTGCACAGTAAATCTTTCCTTTGGATTACACGAAATTTCATCACGTTTGTCTCACTTTGATGATGAAGAGTCTTGCTTTAGGCCACAGCCTGTGAAAGATATATGCAggtttttagttttctttcttttcacgTCTTAGGCTGTGCCATGAGCGGCTTGATAGCTGATGCCAAGACTCTTATCGACAAAGCAAGAGTGGAAACACAGGTATGATTTCAGAGCACAGCGCTGTATAAGGCGTATTTAGAGTGCTGTGTTTATCTGCGGTTAACCTGTATGCGCTCTGTTTCAGAACCACTGGTTCACTTACAATGAGACGATGACAGTGGAGAGTGTGACTCAGGCTGTGTCCAACCTGGCGCTGCAGTTTGGGGAGGAAGATGCAGACCCTGGTGCCATGGTGAGTCACTCagccagtgtttgtgctttcatTTTGAGATGCAGACCAAAAAAGGTTTGATGTTTAACTTCTATTTGTgtctttactttgttttaaacagAGTCGACCTTTCGGTGTTGCGCTTCTGTTTGGGGGAGTTGATGAAAAAGGACCTCAGCTGTATGTCAACAtaattgtttatattttaaaatttaaggGATATTTGCTTGCTTTGCTTAAACACATgtatctttttttgtgtgtgtgtaatacagGTATCACATGGACCCATCAGGAACTTTTGTGCAGTGTGATGCTCGGGCCATCGGTTCTGCATCTGAGGGAGCACAGAGCTCTCTGCAAGAGGTCTACCACAAGGTAATAACAGCCATGATACCATAGCATTGTACCAACAATATGCCTGCATTACACGCTGTGTAATTCACTCATGTTATCCAGTTAAGTATGGTACTCCCGTGCTTTCCTCACACTCCCATGTCATGCTGGTACACAGCCTGCTTCAGTGGTCAGATTGAGTCCACTTAGCTGGTACAAGACAAGTTAGAGCTGATGAGGATATTTCATATCAGTGTCTCAACTTCCATCACTCTGTTGCTACAAACATACAAATAGTTTTCTTGGACATTTGTCCAAGATGGGAAACCAGAagttcctaaaaaaaaaaaaaaaaagtaaaaaaagcaCACTCTTAAGCTGCTTTGGCCACAGCACCCaagaaatgtagaaaaaaaacccctgtcTCAGCTTCCCAAAGCTTCAgctgaaacatttaaaacaaaatttctGGAGATGCcacatctgtctgtctgcactCGTCCACTAAACAGTGATGCAGTTCCTGGTTTGTGGAATAACCATAAACTTGTGGCTGGGATGAATGATCGCTGTGCTGACTAATTTAGGTTTTGGTTAAGCGACGTTTAATGAACATGAAATAAATCAGTCAGCACAGAGAAATATTGAAAAACGTTGACAGACATATTTTAGACATTTATGTCTGGTATTAAATGGTCATAAATGGCGAGAACATAGATTTTGTGTGTTCTACTTTTGTATACTATACTCACAGGCATTTATAATTTAATATATGGCTTAGCTGGCAAGGGACAGTTTAAAATATGGCCCACGCCTTAAAGAGTTACAGGGAAGGTTTGACTCAGATCATTTAGCATTTTGAATTTTGAAGGCAGAATTTCTCCGTGATGGATAGGTGTATGTTGTCAAAACTATGGATATGCAAATTTGCAGATTtgaatagttttgtttttttgtccttcCCTGTCTCTGGAAATCTGACAGTCCATGACATTAAAAGAAGCCATCAAGTCATCTCTCACCATTCTGAAGCAGGTGATGGAGGAGAAGCTCAACGCCACCAACATTGAGGTTTGTCCCACTCTGATACTTGATGCCAGAAGGTTGTATCTGTCCATTTGCAACCAAATAAGCTGTGTTATTTGGACTTAAGTTGCAAAGACCTGCTGGTGTCTAAATGGTTGGTTTTTACAGACTTTCTTAATCtgtctcctctgcagctggCAACAGTAGAGCCTGGTAAGACCTTCCACATGTATTCCaaagaggagctggaggaggtaaTCAAGGACATCTAGAGCAGGAAAGACTTGGTCTCGGTTTCAGTTCTGGGCACGAGGGAAGAGGGTGTGAAAGCGCACCTGGGCCCAATGTCACAAAGCAGCCACAACTTTCTATCCGTACATTCTCATTATTTGCTGCATTCAAAATTTTTGGATTGCAGAAGCAGTTTCTATATACGATCCAATAATTTTTCTTTACGTCTCTCAGTATCTGTACGTGTCTGTACAGGAGTCTGACCGGGACTTATAACTGAGTGGCAAGGGGGAAAAATGTGGGGGAGGAGTGGGAGGGGTATTTTTGTTACGAATCAGTACTACAATTAAACTGTTGTATTCAGAAAGTTGCCGACTctttgcagtttttgtttttcttgtctttcaACTATGGTATTTCAATAATATCTAATTCGTATTAGTAAACCGTATTGCAAATGCAGCGTAACTGGTGTAGTTTTGTGCTCATGATACCGTGCACATGTTAGCAAAAACTAAATTTAAGGTGTCATCCTTTGTCAAAAAGGCCTGTTTATATACACAGtctcccattttcagaggctcagaaTTAACTGAACAATTGACAAGCGCTTTCATGACCAGGTTAGGCCTGCTCCCTTATTTGATGAGAAGTAATGCAGATGTAATGTCTTAAATTTATTCAAAGTATTGAATTTGTGTTTCATAACTTTTCACTAATATAAGTGAGGGATTCCATGACTAGgctgaaaatccaaaataaactgatgagagagagcaaaaaaacCTTTGGAGCAGCCAAATCAGcagtctgttttattatttacaaGAAGGAATCCACTGATCAGTTCAGCAGGAACAGATTGAAAGGATTGAAAGAATTGAAAGGATTATAGAAttatttccattgtttaagAAAAATAACTTTACGAGTCAAGGACAAGCGCATCACTGTCAAGATCTGCAATCATGTCTTTATGATTAGAGAAAGAGTTTACAACAAGATGCAAAATGCTGATTATAAAAACAGGAAGGCTGGAGAAGACTTTTCTAGAAAGAGCCTGGCCAGTTCTGGAAGAAAGTCTTTGGACAGATGATTTTACCAGAATATTTGAAAgagaaaagtatggagaaggagagaaacgGGTCATTATTTGAAGCATACTACATTATCTgccaaacatggtggaggcagtATTATGGCTTGGGTATGTGTGGCTGCTAGTGGAACCAGAGTGCTGATggaagcagcaggatgaattcTCAAGTATACAGGCCTATACACTCTGCTTATACTCAACCAAATGTTGAAAAACTGATCGGACGGTGCTTCACAACTGAATTGAAGAATAATGCCAAAGAAAGGGCTGATGTAAAAGCCTGCAGAGCATCTTGACCAGGAAGATACATTTGGTGATGTCCATGGTTTCAAGACTTTACACAGTCACTGACTGCAAAAGATTTCATTCAAAACATTGAAAACAATGCTTGTATATTGTAATTATCTTAGTTTGgctaattaattaattgatgCAAAATTTTTGTCAACTAATATGAAAAAGAAACCAAGCAAAAGtatattttttgtattaaaaaaacataagttTTATTTTCAGGGATCTGTATGTAGAACCTTCACTAGCTGTTTCACAATAAAAAGTGAAACTACCGCtgctgtacaaaaaaaaaaaaggatggggAGAGAAGGAAGCCGTGCTGTAGATTATTTGTTCTACTTTTCTATTTGCTTCTTGGAATCCCAAACAAATTCAGAGAAAATAATTCAACAACACTCAAAAGCGCTAGTAAGTTTTGCGCGGTCCTTCCACCAGGGGGCAGTTCAACCCCAGAAAAGGTGTGACACTCAGTCGAGAAAGATCGGCGCCGTCCAATGAGATCACAGGTTATTCTGGTCCCGACCAATCCGGCGCCGCGGTGGATGGGCCGCTGTGGAAGATGCTTTGGGTGATGAGGGGGGCATGTGCAGCCAACTGCTGGTGGGACAGTGGAGTTTCTCGCAGGAGTCTCGAGTTGGACACCGCTGGTTTCATAATGATCTCCGCATCTTACATTTTGGCGCTCGGGCTGTTTTCGTCTGCGCTGGGCAGATATCAGTACGAAGGCGGAAAGTTTTCACATTTGAGGAGGCTGCAGGGGGAGTTTGGTGGTGATGAGGAGCGACTTCTTCCAGAGAGGAAGGAGCTGCCGAAGCGCAGCGCAGGACTGAATGAACAGACATGTACAGCTTTGCCCGGAGTAGAGTCAGCCCTGCTGAACGACACCAGCACTGTAAGTGCCTTCACACCCACAGTGACAGGATTATATGTGAGCTTATTCCTCACGTGATGGAGTTGCTCGTAACATTTCCAAACATTTTCCTAACAGATGCAAACAAGGAAAGATGTGAATCCTGCAGATTAAACTGCTTCTAATTACTGAAGGGGTTTGTAGATTAGTCGATCAAACGATGGAAAGAAATTTTGATAGTAATTCAATCAAATAAAATCAACTGAATACGTTTAACTAACTCAAATGCTCATTAATTAATGTTGAGTATGTGAGTCCAGGACAGTTtgggataagaaaaaaaagactaataaGATTATGTCAAAGatttatttaatagaaaaacGAATACAAATAGAGGGCcattatattttttctgttattagTTAATCTGATATTGTTTAAtcaattattatttaatttctaaatgtttttaaagggaTCTCCAGTTTGTTTGCTTCGAGGACCTGTGTAAAACTTTAAGATGTACTTTTTACTGGCACACGGGACAGAGGAAAGTTACAAATCAGTCCTTAAAAAGATTCCAAAGACTTATTGAATATcaaaatatttgatattttatataatatttatttgtaactagtcaataaacaaacaaagaaaacgtGGAGAAGGTGAAAGTGGAAGTTATTTAGTTAAGTAATATGCCAGTTTCAGCCAGTTCTCCTATCTTTCTACTTCTTTCTGTTGCAACCTTTTTTTAATTGATCTGGATTAATGTAGGTCAGCGCTCCACATGTGTGGTGCCCGCTGACTCTGTGTTTTCATGCTCTGATGGACTAATGGTGCTGGGTGAATGGAGAATGTAACTGCATACAGTCATACACATTTGACTGTGTTCCTCGTGTCTGGAGGGATCTTGGAAGAGCCGGCTGATAACATACCTCTACTACCTCTTTGGGATCGCCATGAGATGGTGGAATGGTG from the Oreochromis aureus strain Israel breed Guangdong linkage group 5, ZZ_aureus, whole genome shotgun sequence genome contains:
- the psma5 gene encoding proteasome subunit alpha type-5, producing MFLTRSEYDRGVNTFSPEGRLFQVEYAIEAIKLGSTAIGIQTSEGVCLAVEKRITSPLMEPNSIEKIVEIDCHIGCAMSGLIADAKTLIDKARVETQNHWFTYNETMTVESVTQAVSNLALQFGEEDADPGAMSRPFGVALLFGGVDEKGPQLYHMDPSGTFVQCDARAIGSASEGAQSSLQEVYHKSMTLKEAIKSSLTILKQVMEEKLNATNIELATVEPGKTFHMYSKEELEEVIKDI